A stretch of the Denticeps clupeoides chromosome 6, fDenClu1.1, whole genome shotgun sequence genome encodes the following:
- the guca1d gene encoding guanylate cyclase activator 1d isoform X1, producing MRFKLSVSCSQPICCGHSVVVWAAVRIRSRKTDVSSIMGNAHASLDDILAEDMHHWYNKFMRESPSGQITLFELKSILGLQGMNEDANSYVDQVFLTFDMDGDGYIDFVEYIAAVSLMLKGEINQKLKWYFKLFDQDGNGKIDREELETIFTAIQDITRNHDVVPEDIVALIFEKIDVNGEGELTLEEFIEGAKGHPDIMDMLKKMMDLTPVLEIIVEGRVKH from the exons ATGAGATTTAAACTTTCTGTATCCTGTTCACAGCCTATTTGCTGTGGCCATTCTGTGGTTGTCTGGGCTGCAGTCCGCATCAGAAGTAGAAAGACTGACGTGTCCAGTATCATGGGAAATGCTCATGCCAGCCTAGATGACATTCTTGCTGAGGATATGCATCATTGGTACAATAAGTTCATGAGGGAGTCCCCCTCTGGACAAATCACACTTTTTGAACTCAAGTCCATCCTTGGACTGCAGGGAATGAATGAAGACGCAAACAGTTATGTGGATCAAGTCTTCTTAACATTTGACATGGATGGG GACGGCTACATAGACTTTGTGGagtacattgctgcagttagTTTAATGCTAAAGGGAGAAATTAACCAAAAGCTCAAGTGGTACTTCAAGCTGTTTGATCAGGATGGCAATGGAAAAATTGACAGAGAGGAACTTGAGACCATTTTTACA GCAATACAAGACATCACTAGAAATCATGATGTTGTGCCAGAAGACATAGTGGCTCTCATATTTGAGAAGATAGATGTAAATGGAGAAG GTGAACTTACACTGGAGGAATTCATCGAAGGAGCCAAGGGGCATCCCGATATTATGGATATGCTAAAGAAAATGATGGATCTCACTCCAGTCTTAGAAATCATTGTTGAAGGGAGAGTGAAGCACTAA
- the guca1d gene encoding guanylate cyclase activator 1d isoform X2, whose product MRFKLSVSCSQPICCGHSVVVWAAVRIRSRKTDVSSIMGNAHASLDDILAEDMHHWYNKFMRESPSGQITLFELKSILGLQGMNEDANSYVDQVFLTFDMDGDGYIDFVEYIAAVSLMLKGEINQKLKWYFKLFDQDGNGKIDREELETIFTAIQDITRNHDVVPEDIVALIFEKIDVNGEGNSRNLRFQSF is encoded by the exons ATGAGATTTAAACTTTCTGTATCCTGTTCACAGCCTATTTGCTGTGGCCATTCTGTGGTTGTCTGGGCTGCAGTCCGCATCAGAAGTAGAAAGACTGACGTGTCCAGTATCATGGGAAATGCTCATGCCAGCCTAGATGACATTCTTGCTGAGGATATGCATCATTGGTACAATAAGTTCATGAGGGAGTCCCCCTCTGGACAAATCACACTTTTTGAACTCAAGTCCATCCTTGGACTGCAGGGAATGAATGAAGACGCAAACAGTTATGTGGATCAAGTCTTCTTAACATTTGACATGGATGGG GACGGCTACATAGACTTTGTGGagtacattgctgcagttagTTTAATGCTAAAGGGAGAAATTAACCAAAAGCTCAAGTGGTACTTCAAGCTGTTTGATCAGGATGGCAATGGAAAAATTGACAGAGAGGAACTTGAGACCATTTTTACA GCAATACAAGACATCACTAGAAATCATGATGTTGTGCCAGAAGACATAGTGGCTCTCATATTTGAGAAGATAGATGTAAATGGAGAAGGTAACTCTAGAAATTTAAGATTTCAGTCTTTTTGA